In a single window of the Saccharothrix australiensis genome:
- a CDS encoding AzlC family ABC transporter permease produces MRSTWRTPDTRLLRDVAAVAAGAAVSGASFGAISVATGLPWWLPVVMSLLVFAGGSQFMAVGIVAAGGSPAAAVLAGLVLNARHLPFGLAIGDVPGRGPVARLLGSHLLVDETVAFALAQREPARARAAYWSCGVALFGAWNAGVVAGVLVGQAIGDPAAFGLDAAFPAALLALTLPALTDRRTRRAALLGSAVALATTPFLPAGVPVLLALVGLVVAVGGREVAA; encoded by the coding sequence ATGCGTTCGACATGGCGAACCCCAGACACCCGACTGCTGCGCGACGTCGCCGCGGTCGCCGCGGGCGCGGCGGTCAGCGGCGCCTCCTTCGGCGCGATCTCCGTCGCGACCGGCCTGCCCTGGTGGCTGCCGGTCGTCATGTCGCTGCTCGTCTTCGCCGGCGGGTCGCAGTTCATGGCGGTCGGGATCGTCGCGGCGGGCGGCAGCCCGGCCGCCGCCGTGCTGGCCGGGCTCGTGCTCAACGCCCGCCACCTGCCCTTCGGGCTCGCGATCGGGGACGTGCCGGGGCGCGGTCCGGTGGCCCGCCTGCTCGGCAGCCACCTGCTGGTCGACGAGACGGTCGCCTTCGCGCTCGCCCAGCGCGAACCCGCCAGGGCCCGCGCGGCCTACTGGTCCTGCGGCGTCGCGTTGTTCGGCGCGTGGAACGCCGGCGTCGTCGCGGGCGTGCTGGTGGGGCAGGCGATCGGCGACCCGGCGGCGTTCGGGCTCGACGCCGCGTTCCCCGCCGCGCTGCTCGCGCTGACCCTGCCCGCCCTGACCGACCGCCGGACGCGGCGCGCGGCGCTGCTCGGCTCGGCGGTCGCGCTGGCCACGACGCCGTTCCTGCCCGCCGGCGTGCCGGTGCTGCTGGCCCTGGTCGGCCTGGTGGTCGCGGTCGGCGGGCGGGAGGTCGCGGCGTGA
- a CDS encoding helix-turn-helix domain-containing protein, protein MPNTGAPLEVIAASLRRERERVGLSLSELAKRAGIAKSTLSQLEAGSGNPSVETLWALGVALGVPFSRLVDPPVARVRVIRAGEGPAVYSERAHYTATLLASCPPGARRDIYVLDLEPGNPRESQPHMAGTVEHLVVSRGRVLAGPLAEPLELGPGDYLLYPGDQPHTCAALEPGTSVVLVMEHV, encoded by the coding sequence ATGCCGAACACAGGTGCGCCGCTGGAGGTCATCGCCGCGTCGCTGCGCCGCGAGCGCGAACGGGTCGGGCTGTCGCTGAGCGAACTCGCCAAGCGCGCCGGGATCGCGAAGTCGACCCTGTCGCAACTGGAGGCGGGCAGCGGGAACCCGAGCGTCGAGACCCTGTGGGCGCTGGGTGTCGCCCTGGGCGTGCCGTTCAGCCGGCTGGTCGACCCGCCGGTGGCGCGGGTGCGCGTGATCCGGGCCGGCGAAGGCCCTGCGGTGTACTCGGAGCGGGCGCACTACACGGCGACGCTGCTGGCGTCCTGCCCGCCCGGCGCGCGGCGCGACATCTACGTGCTGGACCTGGAGCCGGGCAACCCGCGCGAGTCCCAGCCGCACATGGCGGGGACGGTCGAGCACCTGGTCGTCAGCCGGGGCCGGGTGCTGGCCGGCCCGCTCGCCGAGCCGCTCGAACTGGGACCGGGCGACTACCTGCTCTACCCCGGCGACCAGCCCCACACGTGCGCCGCCCTGGAGCCGGGCACGTCGGTGGTGCTGGTGATGGAACACGTCTAG
- the pdxS gene encoding pyridoxal 5'-phosphate synthase lyase subunit PdxS has translation MTTSSDSGTHVTGTARVKRGMAEMLKGGVIMDVVTPEQAKIAEDAGAVAVMALERVPADIRAQGGVSRMSDPDMIDGIISAVSIPVMAKARIGHFVEAQVLQALGVDYVDESEVLTPADYANHIDKWQFTVPFVCGATNLGEALRRITEGAAMIRSKGEAGTGDVSNATTHMRKIRAEIRRLQNLPADELYVAAKELQAPYELVREVAEAGKLPVVLFTAGGIATPADAAMMMQLGAEGVFVGSGIFKSGNPAQRAEAIVKATTFYDDPDVLAKVSRGLGEAMVGINVDEIPQPHRLAERGW, from the coding sequence GTGACCACTTCATCCGACTCCGGTACGCACGTCACCGGCACCGCCCGCGTCAAGCGCGGCATGGCGGAGATGCTCAAGGGCGGCGTGATCATGGACGTGGTCACCCCCGAGCAGGCCAAGATCGCCGAGGACGCGGGCGCGGTGGCGGTCATGGCGCTGGAGCGCGTGCCCGCCGACATCCGCGCCCAGGGCGGCGTGTCGCGCATGAGCGACCCGGACATGATCGACGGCATCATCTCGGCGGTGTCCATCCCGGTCATGGCGAAGGCGCGCATCGGGCACTTCGTCGAGGCGCAGGTGCTCCAGGCGCTGGGCGTGGACTACGTCGACGAGTCCGAGGTCCTGACGCCGGCCGACTACGCCAACCACATCGACAAGTGGCAGTTCACCGTGCCGTTCGTGTGCGGCGCGACCAACCTCGGCGAGGCGCTGCGCCGCATCACCGAGGGCGCGGCGATGATCCGCTCGAAGGGCGAGGCGGGCACCGGCGACGTCTCCAACGCCACCACCCACATGCGGAAGATCCGCGCCGAGATCCGGCGCCTCCAGAACCTGCCCGCCGACGAGCTGTACGTGGCGGCGAAGGAGCTCCAGGCCCCGTACGAGCTGGTGCGCGAGGTCGCGGAGGCGGGCAAGCTGCCCGTCGTGCTGTTCACCGCGGGCGGCATCGCGACCCCGGCCGACGCGGCGATGATGATGCAGCTCGGCGCGGAGGGCGTGTTCGTGGGCTCGGGCATCTTCAAGTCCGGCAACCCGGCGCAGCGCGCGGAGGCCATCGTGAAGGCGACGACGTTCTACGACGACCCGGACGTGCTGGCGAAGGTGTCGCGCGGGCTGGGCGAGGCGATGGTCGGCATCAACGTCGACGAGATCCCGCAGCCGCACCGGCTGGCGGAACGCGGCTGGTGA
- a CDS encoding PaaX family transcriptional regulator C-terminal domain-containing protein → MDVEVPTRTLVEALVSEDGVVEAGELYEVADALGMSDQQVRLCVKRLVDEGKFTVEGRGRRAVLRMTPQALRAAEPDVEFVRFMYRQDAGEARWDEVWHLVAFAVPESRRPARDALRDAIVRLGGAALHSGLYVSPHDWEELVEGEAARLGVLPAVTFLTSTDLRVGRERSPAALAARLWPLDEVAARHERLAEVARVRLRRLTEGASHVDLLRIAVELAAEFTRAVEPDPLLPPVLLPQPWAGTRARALVARCWAALAERATGLPALFRTYGDAVPRPR, encoded by the coding sequence ATGGACGTGGAGGTGCCCACCCGGACCCTGGTCGAGGCGCTGGTGAGCGAGGACGGCGTGGTCGAGGCGGGTGAGCTGTACGAGGTGGCCGACGCGCTCGGGATGAGCGACCAGCAGGTGCGGCTGTGCGTGAAGCGGCTGGTCGACGAGGGCAAGTTCACCGTGGAGGGACGCGGGCGGCGGGCCGTGCTGCGGATGACGCCGCAGGCGCTCCGCGCCGCGGAGCCGGACGTCGAGTTCGTGCGGTTCATGTACCGGCAGGACGCGGGGGAGGCCCGGTGGGACGAGGTGTGGCACCTCGTGGCGTTCGCCGTGCCCGAGTCGCGGCGGCCGGCGCGCGACGCCCTGCGCGACGCCATCGTGCGGCTGGGCGGCGCGGCGCTGCACAGCGGGCTCTACGTCTCACCGCACGACTGGGAGGAACTGGTCGAGGGCGAGGCCGCGCGGCTCGGCGTGCTGCCCGCCGTGACCTTCCTGACCAGTACCGACCTGCGGGTCGGGCGGGAGCGGTCACCGGCGGCGCTGGCCGCGCGGCTGTGGCCGCTGGACGAGGTCGCCGCCCGCCACGAGCGGCTGGCCGAGGTGGCGCGGGTGCGGTTGCGGCGGCTGACGGAGGGCGCGTCGCACGTCGACCTGCTGCGGATCGCCGTGGAACTGGCCGCCGAGTTCACCCGCGCGGTCGAGCCCGACCCGCTGCTGCCGCCGGTGCTGCTGCCGCAGCCGTGGGCAGGCACGCGGGCGCGGGCCCTGGTCGCCCGCTGCTGGGCGGCGCTGGCCGAGCGCGCGACCGGCCTGCCCGCGCTGTTCCGGACCTACGGCGACGCCGTGCCACGCCCGCGGTAG
- a CDS encoding type II toxin-antitoxin system VapC family toxin yields the protein MNFTVVVDSSALVEIVADKAPDRALLHRLSTAVAVAPELLDVEALSVLRRLESVKALSEAQASTALAKVRAAPVSRVSHRPLISRAWRLRPSIRVADAFYVALAEELGIPLVTCDARLARSNGHQAVIEVYPVS from the coding sequence GTGAACTTCACGGTTGTGGTTGATTCGTCCGCCCTCGTCGAGATCGTTGCGGACAAGGCTCCGGACCGCGCGCTCCTGCACAGGCTTTCCACCGCCGTCGCGGTAGCGCCGGAACTCCTCGATGTGGAAGCCCTGAGCGTGCTGCGCCGATTGGAGTCGGTCAAGGCGCTGTCCGAAGCGCAGGCGTCGACCGCCTTGGCGAAGGTCCGCGCCGCGCCCGTCAGCAGGGTTTCCCACCGCCCGCTGATCAGTCGTGCCTGGCGCTTGCGGCCGTCGATCCGCGTGGCCGACGCGTTCTACGTCGCACTCGCGGAAGAGTTGGGCATCCCGCTCGTCACCTGCGACGCACGGCTGGCCCGCTCGAACGGTCACCAGGCGGTCATCGAGGTGTACCCGGTGTCCTGA
- a CDS encoding AzlD domain-containing protein yields the protein MTLTAVLVLAAGTYLFRLAGPLLRDRVRLPAGADDLLTRSATVMLVALVATSSLTKGQGFAGWALPIGVLVGGLAAWRRAPFVVVVLLAALTTAGLRLVGL from the coding sequence GTGACGCTGACCGCCGTCCTGGTGCTGGCCGCGGGCACCTACCTGTTCCGGCTCGCCGGCCCGCTGCTGCGCGACCGCGTGCGGCTGCCGGCCGGGGCGGACGACCTGCTGACGAGGTCGGCCACCGTCATGCTGGTCGCGCTGGTCGCGACGTCGTCGCTGACCAAGGGGCAGGGCTTCGCCGGGTGGGCGCTGCCGATCGGCGTGCTGGTCGGCGGCCTGGCCGCGTGGCGGAGGGCGCCGTTCGTGGTCGTGGTGCTCCTCGCCGCGCTCACCACGGCCGGGCTCCGGCTCGTCGGCCTCTGA